In Podospora pseudocomata strain CBS 415.72m chromosome 4, whole genome shotgun sequence, the genomic stretch TTTACCGCAAACATGTCTCCACCGTCCCTAACACTAGTTTGACATATGCAAACTCGTCTGAATAGCTCTGCCAGGAGGTGGGCTCGGGAATCGGCCCGAGGCAAAAAGACAGCTCTCAACACATTGCCAGAATTCAGCCTGGAGTTCCCCTCTGACCGAGCAAACAATTTTCACCTTCCAGATATCCGGAGACATGGCAGAGAAAACAAATTCTTTGAGTCACAAACATTCATTTTCAACACCTGACTCGTAGGAATGGCTTGAATTCCGCTAACTTGATTTATCTCTCGGAGATGCCTCGGCTCTCTTGTCTAGACCCTGGTAGTACTGCGTGACTGCGTGACTGCCTGGCCTGTGATGTTGAGCATATGCAAAACAGGCAgctcgttgttgatggtgacagGATGGGCTATATGTACTGCGTGGCGTCGTAGCTCCAACCGTTTGACATATGCAGCCCTCCCAGCATCACGACCCTTGAAAAGGCACCTAAAACCTCTTGGAAAGGTCCCAATCATCACTTATTGGTTGCCCTACCAGCTTGACAGTTTGGGGTCGTACGATCACCCCCGCATAGAATTATTTGGGGAAAGGAAGCTGGTGTCGAAGGGCAGGGGGCGACCCACAAATTGTGAAGGTTGGTGAAGGTGAAACTGAGCCGGACATCTCTGAAAAATGGAACAGGCAAGATTGAACAAATCTTGTCTCTAtgccttcttttctccttGTCGGTTGCCCTCCCTTTTCCTAGCCCGGTCGACCGGTGTTAGCCGGCTTGGGCTGTTGGGATCATTCAGTCCCAGCACAAAACTCTCCTGACTatccccccacctcccactaTAACGCCtcacaccacccctcctcttcttctcaggCGTCGTCTGCTCCCCAGCTGCGGGCGGCTGACCTCGATCAAACCCAACACGATACTGATCACagcacccctccaacccaacctcactcgtcctcgtcgtcgtcggcgtcccCATGTCATCGCACGTCGTAaaatcctccctcaacaacaaccccctcccctccccccgacCTTCCACCCCCTTACCTCTCGACCTTGGCGGCCCCAGCCCACTGATgaagctcctcaagctcaaagTGGTCGTATGCGGCGTCCTATGATTCGAAATCAATAACGCCGGCggctccctcacctccccattctcgCCCGCAAAATACAACTCGGTGACgctcttccccccttccccatcgaCGACCCTCACCGTTCCCAAATCCAAGCTACCCCCCTCGGTGTCGCTGGTGTCTgtaccccccctccccccgcctcccaaaAACCCAGGCCagaccctcctcatcaacacccccaccccagGCGCACAGGCACAAATAACCGCCACATCCAACTCCAGCACCGTCATGACAAAAAACGCGAGCGTGTTCGCCACCTCGACaccttcatcctcgtcgtcgtcgtcgccgccggAGTGATGGGTGTGGATGTAGCCGCCGGCTTTGAGACTGAGTTGCAGTCTTGTCAGGCTAGCCACAGCGACGAAGACGCCTAGGCTGAGGACCACGCCGAGAATGGCCCGCTCTCGGGGGGGGATTTGAAGACGGACGATAACGGGAATGATAAGCATGATGAGCCAGACGTCGGTGGCGGTGTGTAAACTCGTGCTGGCGATGAGCAGGGGTTTGAAGTCGAAACAATGCGGgacggcggtgggggagttgAAAAACAGGCCGGGAAGGGGGTGGCATTGGAAGATTGTGATGAATAATAGTGGGATGCCATAGCACATCACAGCGGTGATGGTCAGAACGGTGAGGAGTCGCAACCGGCGGGTGGaggcgcaggaggagaagatccTGAGGTAAAAGGACAGAATCGAGAGTTTGGTCAGGCAGAGGGAGAGTTGATAAAAGATGAGGGCGAGGTAGGTTCGTAGCGTATAATGGCGGTcgtgatgggtggtggggaaggaggtggttgttgtggtgatggtgtagGTTGCGCAGACTGCTgttgagaagaggaaggacgACAGGATGAGCGTGTCTTCCCACCAGAACCATTTTTTAAGGAGGAACAACCGGGAGAAGAgccgggagaggaggaagagggtgccGATTATGTGGGGGGTTAGGATGCCGAAGAGGATGCCGGGGatgatgttttgggggggagaaggtgaagatgcATCGTCGGTTGTGGATGGGGGTGTGATGTTGCTAGAGGGCTGGAGTaaggggaaggtgaggttgaaTTTGGTGTGGCCTGGTTCGGTTAGGCCTATTTGTgcggccatgatggcggcggtggtgagtgTTTAGTGTTCTCCAGTTGGTGTCATGAGTGGCTGGcggacatcatcatcggttCGGCCTTGCTGTGATCTGTGATCTCTCGATGTGCGTTCCTTTTTAAATCCTCTCTCATTGCTCACAATTCGCATCCATCCCTTCCGTCGcacaaaaaacacaaaaagaaacaaacagCAACCAAGCAATAACCAAATCGAGGGCAACGGTGTCATATAACAACACCCGTCCGCATCCCTAGATCTGCACCGTCCGatcccctcaaccaccaccacactcctCGCTCCCTCGCATTGTACATACGAGACATACATGACCGACCACCAAGCGACAGAGAGATCCGGTACACCACCCACACGGACTCACCACCCAGACAGTCCggcccacccccaaaccaagCCTCTCCCGTCTTCGTTGCACTGGATCAcggaagaagaacaaaacCTATATCAGGAATCTGCCATGCACCCTAACCCGACGGCAGCATGCACCCTCTCCGttctcccccaactccaaattcccctccccattggCTGACTGCAAACAGTGTAACTCGGCAATCATGAACGGCAGAATTGACCTGCATATGCAAGAGCGCAGACAAAACTGCGGGGGTGGAGGCAGATCCCACCTCGTCCGTTCACTCTCTCCCTGTTCTGGTCATCAATCAAGAGAATAAAGCCATGTCCCGTTACTGCCGTCGAGCTGTCGATATTAGCAGGCGGGAAAGGCGGCCACGGCCCGATTTCGCCATGGTGTGTGCTGAACCAAGCAAGGCCAGATGGTCAATTGCCGGATGTTCGCAGACGGTTGCTTTGACATGGCCGGCCGTGGCTTGGTTGTACTAGGAAACACCAACTTTTTGTCTCCAATCCGTTGTCTATCCAATGCCAGAAACAAAAATGTCTATTTTATGAGAGAAGCCAAAAGTtaaggaaaaagaagagatgcATGGATCTATTACCTGTCCAACACACACCTCAGCCCAGTTCTTCATGGAACTTGGCCATCTTaacaccaccccaccagAACTCGACAATCTGTTGTCCTTCGGCAGACCAAACGGCATAGGTCAACTGCCCGGCCTGGCTCCCTCGAGAACCCACGCGCGGGCCTCTCCCCGCTAAATGCAACCCTCACGCAGCAGTGCGTTTGTGGAGGAAGACAACTACCGATCTGTCAACCCGTCTTTGACGTCTCCGACCGTTCCTCAAGGCACGACGACCTTGGGATATCGTCATACCCTCcgcccatctccccatcaaccctcacccgccACCCGCCCCAGTCTCAaatcttcctcttcaccaaccccttccaaaAGTCAAAACTGTTCTCATCACTCTGCAGcgcccaaaccctccccgtccccctcaACGCCCCGTTgatccccccctccgtcacctcctccgccttcaaCATCCCCCAATCCCTCGTGatgcccaccaccctcgccctcacccccccttccgccTCCAGAGTCACAACCTGGTTGCTATGCAGCCAATACCGGTAAtacttctcctccaactccttgcTAAAACCCCCTTTCACAAACTCCCCAtacaacacctccagcctTGCCAACAGCCTGGCGAGCAACCTCTCTATTTTGAACGGTTGAAGGCTGTCTTTGTTCGACATGAGCGGGATAACCGCATCAAGCGAGGTAGTTGGTCTCGCATTATTCGTGTTAATTCCTATCCCCAGAACAACCTGGTAGTTCCCTGCCGTGTAACTGCAATTTGCCAAAATCCCAGCAACTTTGACATACGTGACAGAGTCAGGGTTGTTAGGATCGCGTACGTAGACGTCATTGGGCCATTTCACTTTGACAGGGAAATCCTCGTAGCCCACGTCGTACGTTTTGATCGCTTCcacgatggcgatggcggcgaggtATTGGATAAAGACTATTGGTCTGGTACTGGCGAGGTGAGCAGGGTGATTGATGACTGTCGACATGATCAACGACCCCGGAGGGGCAACCCAAACATTTGACCCGCGCCCTCGGCCAGCGActtgggttgttgctgcgagGGTGAAACCcgtggagaggtgggagaggagctTGTGGTTTTTCTCCAGGAGGGTGTTTGTGCTTGTCACTACCTCGCCGTACATGAGCACATCGCCCCATTCCTCCGCCCCCGGGTTTTGCTCGCGGGATTGGCGAAGACTGGAGTAGTAAACCGCGTGGTTGAAGTAAGGCGTCTCCTTGGGTTCCGGCCAGGCTGTTTCATGGGATACGATGCGCTTGGGGATGTGGCTGtagtttgttgttgggtcTGGGGAGCCCCGGCTGGGGCTTATTCTTGGTCTTTCCAGCTCACTCTGGAGGGCTCGGCTGAGGGATGTCAGGTCCCAGCGGGATTCTGGCTTttcgaggtggaagaggtcgTTCTCGCCTTTGATGTACTCGCCGCCGTCTTCTtttgtgatgatgtcgtcgagcGAATGGAGGAGCTCCCCTACTTCGTtgtgatggatggaggaCACGTGAAGTTTGGAAAGACTGGGAACGGCTGTCCCTCTGCTTACTTCCAGTCCTAGTTTGGTTAGACAGGCCTTGAGGAACGTTGTCCTAGATGGTTCGTCTGCAGCGAGCTCCTCAATGAGCTTCTCATACTCAGGCAGGTCGGAGTGTCTGCCGAGATTGACGGCGTCGAACCTGGCACATATCAGTCCATCATCCtagagacaaaaaaaaaaaaaaaaagaagaaaaaaaaaggaaaaaagcaCTCACTCAGGATGAGGCCCAGTCAAAATCgcagctccctccccaaccttgCAGTACACCATCGCAGCCTTTACCTCCCCCGATTCCACATCCAAATCCCCCTCATACTCAGCCAAAATATCAACCTCGGCCCCCTCACCCGCAAGCttctcagcatcaacaaaaacaccaccaccattatAGTAGCATTTAAACACCTCCGGAagctcctcatccccatcaaatccctccttcctcaccctcacatcAGCAGCTCTTGCCCCACGCTCACTGTGATACTCAAACCCCTTGAACGCACCACCCCTACAAATCCCAGGATAAAAACCCAACTCCCTGctccccacaacctccaTTGACGCATTCCCAACCTCAAACTCACACCTCTGACTTCCATAGTAACCACCTGCACAAAAGCCCAAATACCCCCCCCCGCGACGGACATACTGAGCGATATTGCGGTTTCCGGGGCCGTTGAGAACACGGCAGTACCCTAGATCAGCACCGCCAGGGAAAACAAGCAGAACGCAGGTAGGTGCCCATGGCTCCTTGAGAATGGCAGTTTCTGTGATGGGGATCACGGCGTAGTTGGGGGAGAGCAGCCGGCGGAGGGAGTAGATGCAGTGGCGGACTGACTCGAGGGTTGAGCCCGTGCCTTTGGAGATGTAGACATTGTTAGTTGGAGGTTGTTATTCTAAAGGGACGATTAAAAATCCGCACCTGTGTAGACCAAGACattgagcttgttgagcttTCGTGAAGTCATTTCAGCTGTTGTGAgtgtgttgttgctgctgctgcagggGTGTGACTCGGCGGCAGCTCGGGACTGGAGCAAAAAATAACGGTAAAGGTAATGGCGGATATGTGTCCAAGCCTTTTTACTCCGTCAAATAGTCTGAAAaataaacaaaaaaacaaaatatTTTTGTTGGTGCAACACAGGCTCGGCCGATTCGAAAAGATACAATGGGCTCAGCACCTTCCAAGGACAACGACAAGAGACCGACGGTTGAGCAGCCGacaccgccggcggcggcggcggcggagcaggaggatgatgagccTGACGAGTGGTGAGTCCTCTCAACGTTGAGAAGCGGTTGATACTGATGACTGACTGCGGCAACCATGCAGGGACAAGCGTATTTTCAGCACCGGCTGCGCAGGTAcgttttggtcttttttggAGAGAGAGTGATTTGGGGTTTGGTGTCGTTATCCCGGTGATTGCTGGACGGAcctgggttgaggatgacCCGCCGCTGATGTGCTTGAACACAGAGGAAAATGCAAGGTTGACCGACTGTTACTACGAAAAGAAGGACTGGAGGCAATGCAAGGAAGAGGTATGTTATCAGTCAGTAATATTGAGTGATCTCGAGACTTACAAGACACAGATGGAGATGTTCAAGCAGTGTTGGAAGATGCAGGGCAACGATAAGCGGACTGATAGCAAAGATGTCTGATAACGACAAGACATGGCCATTTCACCTGGACGCAACCTTGACATTATGTATCATGACATTAACCTCTCTCTCATGATTTATTTTGGCCCGATTCGATGAAGAATAACTGCTGTGGCCACTGAGAAAAGACTGGAAGGCTGAATTGCCCTGTCCAACACCCCCTGCAACCGTTTGCTCAGCGCTCGCTCAAAGGCCCAAGCTTCTGCGCAAACCTACCAGCCAAAATTTCCACTCTTCCATCATCgtatcaacaccaccaccatcaccaccaaaacaaccacctctcctcctcctccctccccgcgCATCGCCTATGCGACCACCCACAATGcgcaccaccgccctccaaGCCTACCGAAAAGGCGTCCAATCCCTCACCCgcccatcaaccacctcccgcctcctccccccatcaaccaccacccgacaagcctcctcaaccaccacccccccaagaTCAAACCCCTACATCCGCAAACCCATCTCCAAACCCCTAAcctccaaaaccctccccccaacaccctcccccgctcccaCCGCCGAAGAAGAACCCCTCATTCCCGAagccccccaaacccacgaCCTCGACCcttccttcaacccccctatccacaacccctccgcctcccccccctcccaaaccttcaccaccgccatctcctccccctcccgccccttccccccctccgacTCAGGAATCGActggtcctcctccttccacgGCCTCAGCACCAtcgccttctcccccgaaacctcctccatcctcatgGCCCCCCTCGACCCGATAGACGTCGAAATGAAGCCGGACGGGATAATCTACCTCCCTGAAATCAAATACCGCCGCATCCTCAACCGAGCCTTCGGTCCCGGCGCCTGGGGCCTCGCGCCCCGCGGCGAACTCGTGGTAGGCGAAAAGGTAGTAACGCGGGAATACGCCCTCGTCGTGCACGGCCGGTaagccccccttcccctccccaaacaaaagaaataCTCTGCTGATATGaaatggaaaaaaaaaaaaagattcgTCGCCCAAGCCCGCGGAGAATGCCAATACTTTGGCGAAGACAACATCCCCACCGCCGGCGAGGGCTGCAAGTCCAACGCCCTCATGCGCTGCTGCAAAGACCTCGGCATCGCCTCGGAGCTCTGGGACCCGAGGTTCATCCGCGAGTTCAAAAAGAAGCACTGCCACGAGATCTGGGTCGAGCACGTCGTTAacggaaaaaaaagaaaagtctGGACGAGAAAGGACGGCGAGCCCATGTATCCTTACAAGGTCTCCAAGGGGGGTGCCACGACATCGAGTTCATCAGCAAGAAGGGATGATCTTGGGCCGGTGGTATAAAACAGACCGAGAGAAGAATTGTAAGATATGGATGGGTTTGTGAACGATAGACAGCTGCATGGCACATCgatgttttgttttgaaGTAGATGTTCATATTATACCAATCACGCTATACACCATGTATTCATGGAGAACAGAGAGACCAAGTCCCGTCTTTTCCTCGCAGCGAAGCTCCTCAGATCTACCTCTGTAGTGTATTTGTCTTGAACATAACCAAAAAATCCAACAAAACGCAGCACTCCAACCTAACCATAACCAATGATATGGAAATCTTGTTGATCCTGCTGTTAAAAAGACCATCTCACATCTATTGtcccccatcaaaccccgAGCTCCTCCCatgctcctccttcttcccaccagTACCGGCAGTATTCCCCCCCTGTCCCCAAGCCCACGGCATCCAACCCCCCGTCGACGTACCCCTCTCCGGCACCTGCCTCCTGTGGACCCTcggctcatcctcctccccactctCGGCCTCTAGCTTTTCAAAATCCTGCTCTGATCGGCTCTTGGACAAACCGCTGGCCGACCTGGGGGACCCATCCTGCGACACCGACCCCGGCCGGTTATCATGCAAAGCTGCCTGTTCCTCCCGGTCAAGCGCCGACATGACAATGTTGAGTCTCTCTCGCTGAGCTTGAATAAACGAAATACGGGCTGAGGCGCCCGCTCCACGGACAGAAGGGGGGATGATGCTTGACCATGAGTCTGgtcgctgttgctgcggtgtcggggttgagggagcagcagaggcCGAGGCAGCAGCGGACACGGCCGAGGCGAGGAAAGAGTAAAAATCCGAGCCGAGGCTGGCGGTgtgagaagggggtgttgcGCCTGCTGTGCTGCCCCAgcgggcggaggggagggtgaattTTGCGAGGAGGGATTGGGTGTATGACTGCGGAGTTTGAGGTTGAGTAGGTTGAGAGGCGGAAGCGGAGGAGGCAGCGtcgggggaaggggggaagcCGAGGATGTTGGTTTTGAGGTATTCAATCGCTTGCTTGAGGTAGGCGACACCTGCTGCTTTGAGACGTTCGTGGGCCGAGGCGATCAGTTCCTCGATGGCGGTTTCGTTTTCTTCGAGTCTCGGGTGGACGTATTCCTCGTAGATGTACCGGGCGccttgggtttgggggaggacgaggtagaggaggaagaagaagcggaggTAGGCGTAGAAGGGGATCCTGTTTGGGATGGTTGTTAGGGGATGGTTGTTAGGGGATGGTTGAGTTGGGGGTCAAGGGGGTGGGCGTACCAGCAGAGAAACCACTCGGTCCAGGACTCAACGAGGAGCGCGCAGGCGAGGACAACCCAGTACATGAGCCATGGTGTAAGTTGGGCTGGGTCGGATGTCTTGAGGGCTTTGTAGCTGGCGAATAacgggaagaggaaggatgCTATAGAGCTGTTTCGGATCGAGAAGCACTGGTTAGAGTGCCATGTTCAGATTTGTCTGGCAGAGAGAGCAATGACGTACGAGAGGAGCTTGGCAAATATGTCAAACATCCTGGGTGAGTATTACAACAGATCTCGGCGCAAATCACAGTCGCTGCGTTTGATCTTGATTCCGAAAGACGGACTGATCCGGTATGTCGGCGATCACCCTCTGATCCGGCGGCTGTCTTGGGGGAAGTTGGTGTCGCGGGGGGGGTTTGGACGTGGGAACAATAGAGAAGGCGACAGCGCCGAAAACTGGGTAGAGTTGAAGTTAATAAAGAGATGACGGGACCCGACCTGATAACATGAGGCCCGGACAAGGCGGTGATCAGCTAGCGGCACGGGCAGCCTGTCGGGCAGCACGAGGCCACCTCAGACATGGAGCATACATAAGGTACCTAGCTGGAACAGCTCAGCAGACCAGCTGCTACCTTACAGTTGGTGTCCTTTCGACTTTTCGAGGTGCTGACGGGAGAGGTAAATGCGGAGAACCCCACTATTCGGTGCATCCCAAATGCCCGATAAGGCCGATAAGCAACGACGTAATGCGGGGTCGACCACGCTAAAGCCGCGTCTGTCCGGCACTGGGAAGACACAGACTCCAGCCTCCCGTTCAACTGATCCATGTCTTATTGTGGCTGGAATGCTCGAGCTATCATCTTCAACATCTCACGCATCTATCTGTCTCGACCGAAAATATCATATTTGGATCATTACATGTTCTATTGCTGCCTGGTATGGTCATGCTATGAGTGACGCGGCACTGACAGGCCCAACCACATATCCAtctccatcgtcatcaacgcGTCGCCAGATGCAAGGGGCACTCTAGTGTACACCGCTCTACACCTTGCGGCCCATACAGCTGTCAAATACATACCCTCTCCTGCCTTCCCTGGACGCCTTCAACTCGTCATAGAAATCCTTGGCCCACGCCTCCTCACGATGCCTGGGCTTCCACCCCAGCCTCGGCAGCACAGTTCCTGTCATCGCCTTGTTTCCAGCCCATCCTAACTCGACCAGGTCCACCATACCCGACCCAACATCGTCAGTGATCTCCTGAAGGCTCTTGAGAACAATTGTCTTTTCCTTGGGTGTGTCCTCCCGAGGCAGTACCCCCTCAGCAAAGCAAACATCCAGACACCTTTCGAAAATCTCAGTGTGAAGCACCCGCCCGACCGAAGGGTGGATGATACCGTCCTTGCCCGACGGAATGTACCCA encodes the following:
- a CDS encoding hypothetical protein (BUSCO:EOG0926484N; COG:S; EggNog:ENOG503NXAF) — translated: MRPPTMRTTALQAYRKGVQSLTRPSTTSRLLPPSTTTRQASSTTTPPRSNPYIRKPISKPLTSKTLPPTPSPAPTAEEEPLIPEAPQTHDLDPSFNPPIHNPSASPPSQTFTTAISSPSRPFPPSDSGIDWSSSFHGLSTIAFSPETSSILMAPLDPIDVEMKPDGIIYLPEIKYRRILNRAFGPGAWGLAPRGELVVGEKVVTREYALVVHGRFVAQARGECQYFGEDNIPTAGEGCKSNALMRCCKDLGIASELWDPRFIREFKKKHCHEIWVEHVVNGKKRKVWTRKDGEPMYPYKVSKGGATTSSSSARRDDLGPVV
- a CDS encoding hypothetical protein (EggNog:ENOG503P6NQ; COG:S), which encodes MGSAPSKDNDKRPTVEQPTPPAAAAAEQEDDEPDEWDKRIFSTGCAEENARLTDCYYEKKDWRQCKEEMEMFKQCWKMQGNDKRTDSKDV
- a CDS encoding hypothetical protein (EggNog:ENOG503PAJ5; COG:S), translating into MAAQIGLTEPGHTKFNLTFPLLQPSSNITPPSTTDDASSPSPPQNIIPGILFGILTPHIIGTLFLLSRLFSRLFLLKKWFWWEDTLILSSFLFSTAVCATYTITTTTTSFPTTHHDRHYTLRTYLALIFYQLSLCLTKLSILSFYLRIFSSCASTRRLRLLTVLTITAVMCYGIPLLFITIFQCHPLPGLFFNSPTAVPHCFDFKPLLIASTSLHTATDVWLIMLIIPVIVRLQIPPRERAILGVVLSLGVFVAVASLTRLQLSLKAGGYIHTHHSGGDDDDEDEGVEVANTLAFFVMTVLELDVAVICACAPGVGVLMRRVWPGFLGGGGRGGTDTSDTEGGSLDLGTVRVVDGEGGKSVTELYFAGENGEVREPPALLISNHRTPHTTTLSLRSFISGLGPPRSRGKGVEGRGEGRGLLLREDFTTCDDMGTPTTTRTSEVGLEGCCDQYRVGFDRGQPPAAGEQTTPEKKRRGGVRRYSGRWGDSQESFVLGLNDPNSPSRLTPVDRARKREGNRQGEKKA
- the BPL1 gene encoding biotin holocarboxylase synthetase (COG:H; EggNog:ENOG503NXNK; BUSCO:EOG09261666), translated to MTSRKLNKLNVLVYTGTGSTLESVRHCIYSLRRLLSPNYAVIPITETAILKEPWAPTCVLLVFPGGADLGYCRVLNGPGNRNIAQYVRRGGGYLGFCAGGYYGSQRCEFEVGNASMEVVGSRELGFYPGICRGGAFKGFEYHSERGARAADVRVRKEGFDGDEELPEVFKCYYNGGGVFVDAEKLAGEGAEVDILAEYEGDLDVESGEVKAAMVYCKVGEGAAILTGPHPEFDAVNLGRHSDLPEYEKLIEELAADEPSRTTFLKACLTKLGLEVSRGTAVPSLSKLHVSSIHHNEVGELLHSLDDIITKEDGGEYIKGENDLFHLEKPESRWDLTSLSRALQSELERPRISPSRGSPDPTTNYSHIPKRIVSHETAWPEPKETPYFNHAVYYSSLRQSREQNPGAEEWGDVLMYGEVVTSTNTLLEKNHKLLSHLSTGFTLAATTQVAGRGRGSNVWVAPPGSLIMSTVINHPAHLASTRPIVFIQYLAAIAIVEAIKTYDVGYEDFPVKVKWPNDVYVRDPNNPDSVTYVKVAGILANCSYTAGNYQVVLGIGINTNNARPTTSLDAVIPLMSNKDSLQPFKIERLLARLLARLEVLYGEFVKGGFSKELEEKYYRYWLHSNQVVTLEAEGGVRARVVGITRDWGMLKAEEVTEGGINGALRGTGRVWALQSDENSFDFWKGLVKRKI
- a CDS encoding hypothetical protein (COG:U; EggNog:ENOG503P1AY), giving the protein MFDIFAKLLSSIASFLFPLFASYKALKTSDPAQLTPWLMYWVVLACALLVESWTEWFLCWIPFYAYLRFFFLLYLVLPQTQGARYIYEEYVHPRLEENETAIEELIASAHERLKAAGVAYLKQAIEYLKTNILGFPPSPDAASSASASQPTQPQTPQSYTQSLLAKFTLPSARWGSTAGATPPSHTASLGSDFYSFLASAVSAAASASAAPSTPTPQQQRPDSWSSIIPPSVRGAGASARISFIQAQRERLNIVMSALDREEQAALHDNRPGSVSQDGSPRSASGLSKSRSEQDFEKLEAESGEEDEPRVHRRQVPERGTSTGGWMPWAWGQGGNTAGTGGKKEEHGRSSGFDGGQ